In Collimonas arenae, a single genomic region encodes these proteins:
- a CDS encoding PAAR domain-containing protein encodes MKDENGRGVIRLGDKTSHGGEVITASDSFTAMGKAVALEGDMTTCPQCKGKFAIHPVNSTRKHHGKAVAYHGDPTACGATLISSL; translated from the coding sequence ATGAAAGACGAAAACGGACGCGGCGTAATTCGCTTGGGAGACAAAACATCGCATGGCGGCGAGGTGATCACCGCCAGCGATAGTTTTACAGCGATGGGAAAAGCCGTCGCGCTGGAAGGTGACATGACGACCTGTCCTCAATGCAAAGGCAAGTTCGCCATCCACCCGGTAAACAGCACCCGCAAACACCATGGCAAGGCGGTCGCCTATCATGGCGATCCTACCGCCTGTGGTGCGACGCTGATTTCGTCGTTGTAA
- a CDS encoding TetR/AcrR family transcriptional regulator has protein sequence MVRLAKFTEDSIIDASIEMVAHCGVAAVSISAIAGKAGAPTGSVYHRFESRGAILARAWLRVKSDFRNAVACHWSEGDTWAAVAGFLQWCRDKPLYAKFLLQCEDYPVFSEPLSAELNAALEAEQEALDLCFRQCLAHMPQGSADTGAEAEAVLRFTLFSSPIAMIKPYLLQDLNIPACIDDVLRASHDAVVAAYAGDPSLH, from the coding sequence ATGGTCAGACTCGCAAAATTTACCGAAGACAGCATTATCGATGCCTCCATCGAAATGGTCGCGCACTGCGGCGTGGCTGCCGTTTCCATCTCGGCCATTGCCGGCAAGGCCGGCGCGCCGACGGGATCGGTATACCACCGCTTTGAATCGCGCGGCGCCATCCTGGCGCGTGCCTGGCTGCGCGTGAAGTCGGATTTCCGCAACGCCGTGGCCTGCCACTGGTCCGAAGGCGATACCTGGGCCGCCGTTGCCGGTTTTCTGCAATGGTGCCGCGACAAACCCTTGTACGCCAAATTTCTGCTGCAATGCGAAGACTATCCCGTATTCAGCGAGCCGCTTTCGGCCGAGCTGAATGCTGCGCTGGAAGCCGAGCAGGAAGCGCTGGATTTGTGCTTCAGGCAGTGCCTGGCCCATATGCCGCAAGGCAGCGCGGACACCGGCGCTGAAGCGGAAGCTGTGTTGCGCTTTACGTTGTTCTCTTCACCGATCGCCATGATCAAACCCTACCTGCTGCAAGACCTGAACATTCCCGCGTGCATTGACGATGTCTTGCGCGCATCGCACGACGCCGTGGTTGCGGCGTATGCGGGCGACCCATCATTACATTGA